In the genome of Paenibacillus sp. FSL R5-0766, one region contains:
- a CDS encoding carboxymuconolactone decarboxylase family protein, whose amino-acid sequence MTLMNDKVHAYKDQIGALSDVLPGVVKSYHEFTGECFQPGVIDAKTKQLIALGIGLFANNEVCTFYHVEEARAKGATDQEIMETVAVAGAVGGGHALSQGAMRVQKALH is encoded by the coding sequence ATGACATTGATGAATGATAAAGTTCATGCCTACAAGGATCAGATTGGAGCATTAAGCGATGTGCTGCCAGGTGTGGTGAAGTCGTATCATGAGTTTACCGGAGAATGTTTCCAACCTGGCGTGATTGATGCGAAGACAAAACAGCTAATTGCACTCGGTATTGGATTATTCGCCAACAATGAGGTATGTACCTTCTACCATGTAGAAGAAGCCCGTGCCAAGGGAGCAACAGATCAGGAGATTATGGAGACCGTTGCGGTGGCCGGAGCTGTTGGAGGAGGACATGCCCTGTCTCAGGGTGCGATGCGAGTGCAGAAGGCGCTGCATTAG
- a CDS encoding C40 family peptidase, protein MKKLIISIFGAAVLFTSGATSTEASSINSVVNNMTGIPYKWGGTTVAGFDCSGFMRYLFNKYSIELPRTSQQQAKAGTPVSKSNVRTGDLVFFNTTGKGISHTGVYIGGGQFAHASSSKGVSITKLSNPYFNDRYVTARRVTGQFMYDKMLGKM, encoded by the coding sequence TTGAAAAAACTGATTATCTCCATTTTTGGAGCAGCTGTATTATTTACATCCGGGGCAACAAGCACAGAGGCAAGCAGTATCAACTCCGTAGTGAACAACATGACAGGTATTCCTTACAAATGGGGTGGCACAACTGTAGCCGGCTTCGACTGTTCTGGTTTTATGAGATATCTTTTCAACAAATACAGCATTGAATTGCCACGTACTTCTCAGCAGCAAGCCAAAGCAGGTACTCCGGTATCCAAGAGCAATGTTCGGACAGGTGATCTGGTGTTCTTTAATACAACAGGCAAAGGCATTTCACATACAGGTGTATATATCGGCGGCGGACAATTCGCTCATGCCTCCAGCAGTAAAGGTGTAAGCATCACAAAGTTATCGAATCCATACTTTAATGACCGCTATGTAACAGCACGTCGGGTAACTGGACAGTTTATGTATGATAAAATGTTAGGTAAAATGTAA
- the pelA gene encoding pectate lyase: protein MLQLKAKKIITFVLACTMVFSAVGMAVLPVGTVSAADASGTTASISDILKNQLPDGGWRKDYKQTSGEWAKSTIDNKATYSEIRRLAKEFKKTNDPRYSTAAIKGINFLINMQYSNGGWPQVYQSSGYHKHITYNDDAMINVMIMLDEVAARKGDFSFIDSTLANRSKNSVAKGVEAILNTQVVSGGKLTAWGQQHDSSSLKPASARIYEVPSLTAGESVTIVKFLKTRPANAKITASIKGAEAWFNKVKITGYKYERANGDSKIIADSKAAPIWARFYEVGTDKPIFIGRDGVVKYKLSDIDKERRGGYAWYGNWPSKL, encoded by the coding sequence GTGTTACAATTGAAAGCGAAGAAAATAATTACTTTTGTCCTGGCATGTACGATGGTGTTCTCAGCAGTTGGAATGGCAGTTCTCCCTGTAGGGACGGTATCTGCTGCGGATGCATCGGGTACGACAGCGAGTATTTCTGATATTTTGAAGAACCAGCTGCCCGATGGAGGTTGGAGAAAAGATTATAAACAGACAAGTGGAGAGTGGGCAAAGTCCACGATAGACAACAAGGCTACATACTCAGAAATTAGAAGATTGGCGAAGGAATTTAAAAAGACGAATGATCCGCGATACTCCACAGCTGCAATCAAAGGAATTAACTTTTTGATCAACATGCAGTATTCAAACGGCGGATGGCCACAAGTCTACCAAAGCTCCGGATATCACAAGCACATCACTTACAATGATGATGCCATGATTAATGTAATGATCATGCTGGATGAAGTAGCGGCACGCAAAGGTGATTTCTCGTTTATCGACAGCACACTTGCTAACCGCAGTAAAAACTCAGTTGCCAAAGGTGTGGAGGCGATTCTGAATACACAGGTCGTTTCAGGGGGTAAGCTGACAGCATGGGGACAACAACATGATTCCAGTTCCCTTAAACCGGCGAGCGCAAGAATCTATGAAGTGCCATCGCTGACAGCTGGAGAGAGTGTAACGATTGTTAAATTTCTGAAAACCAGACCTGCTAACGCTAAAATTACCGCATCCATTAAAGGAGCGGAGGCTTGGTTTAACAAGGTGAAAATTACAGGTTACAAGTATGAAAGAGCTAATGGAGATAGTAAAATTATCGCTGATTCCAAAGCTGCGCCAATCTGGGCTCGTTTCTACGAAGTGGGAACGGATAAACCGATCTTTATTGGTCGTGACGGGGTCGTTAAATACAAACTAAGTGATATTGATAAAGAAAGAAGAGGCGGTTATGCATGGTATGGCAACTGGCCTTCCAAGCTGTAA
- a CDS encoding carbohydrate-binding protein: MKFKLKKTINVLLACLTALPLMLTPTHVSAASDANINLSSEKQLIKGFGGINLPAWIGDLTPAQRETAFGNDQNQLGFSILRIYVDPDSNNWYREVATAKRAIEKGAIVFASPWNPPSSMVETFNHNGDTNAKRLKYDKYAAYAQHLNDFVTYMKNNGVDLYSISVQNEPDYAHDWTWWTPQEILRFMKENAGSIQGTKVMAPESFQYLKNISDPILNDPQALANMDILGAHTYGTQISNFAYPLFKQKGAGKELWMTEVYVPNSDNNSADRWPEALDVSYHMHNAMVEGDFQAYVWWYIRRQYGPMKEDGTISKRGYNMAHFSKFVRPGYLRVDATKNPDTNTFVSAYKGDNKVVVVAINRGTSVTSQKFVLQNGNASTVSSWITDSSRNLASGTPLTVSNGAFTAQLPPQSVTTFVANVTGGNSGGNTGSGTTYEAETGTSLTEAGIETIYPGYTGSGYVNFNAMTGSAIQWNGINNTTTGTKNVKFRYALESGTRNLDIFVNGTKVISNEPFPATGSWSTWVEKTIQVPMNTGTNTLKVVTTGSEGPNIDSVNVTAAQ; the protein is encoded by the coding sequence GTGAAATTCAAACTAAAAAAGACGATTAATGTTCTTTTGGCCTGTTTAACAGCCCTGCCTTTGATGTTAACCCCGACACATGTGTCAGCAGCCAGCGATGCCAACATTAATTTGTCCTCGGAAAAACAGCTGATCAAGGGCTTTGGGGGCATTAACCTTCCTGCCTGGATTGGTGATCTGACTCCCGCTCAACGTGAAACTGCTTTTGGTAATGATCAGAATCAGTTAGGCTTCTCAATTCTCAGGATCTACGTCGATCCAGATTCTAATAACTGGTATCGTGAAGTTGCCACAGCCAAACGGGCTATCGAAAAGGGTGCTATTGTATTTGCATCCCCATGGAATCCTCCAAGCAGCATGGTTGAAACGTTCAACCACAATGGGGACACAAATGCCAAACGTCTGAAATACGACAAATATGCCGCCTATGCGCAACATCTGAACGACTTTGTAACCTACATGAAAAATAACGGCGTAGATTTATATTCCATTTCTGTGCAGAATGAACCGGATTATGCTCATGACTGGACCTGGTGGACTCCACAGGAGATCCTTCGATTCATGAAAGAAAATGCCGGGTCCATTCAAGGTACCAAAGTCATGGCGCCTGAATCCTTCCAGTACTTAAAGAACATATCCGACCCAATCCTGAATGATCCGCAGGCACTTGCCAACATGGACATTCTGGGAGCACATACGTATGGAACCCAGATTTCGAATTTTGCCTACCCTCTCTTTAAGCAAAAAGGAGCCGGTAAAGAACTGTGGATGACTGAGGTGTATGTTCCGAACAGTGATAACAACTCAGCAGACCGCTGGCCTGAAGCACTGGACGTTTCCTATCACATGCACAATGCCATGGTAGAAGGTGATTTCCAGGCCTATGTGTGGTGGTACATCCGCAGACAGTATGGTCCGATGAAAGAGGACGGTACCATAAGCAAACGCGGGTATAATATGGCTCATTTCTCTAAATTCGTTCGTCCAGGCTACCTGCGAGTTGATGCAACGAAAAATCCAGATACAAACACATTTGTCTCAGCCTATAAAGGTGATAACAAAGTCGTCGTTGTGGCAATTAACCGCGGAACTTCAGTTACAAGCCAAAAATTCGTTCTGCAGAATGGTAATGCCTCCACTGTGTCCTCATGGATTACGGACAGCAGTCGAAACCTGGCAAGCGGAACCCCGCTTACCGTATCCAATGGAGCCTTCACGGCACAGCTCCCGCCTCAGAGCGTAACAACGTTTGTTGCCAACGTTACTGGCGGAAATAGCGGCGGGAATACAGGCAGTGGCACTACGTATGAAGCCGAGACCGGAACGTCACTTACGGAAGCTGGCATTGAAACAATCTACCCCGGTTATACTGGCTCCGGGTATGTTAACTTCAATGCGATGACTGGTTCGGCCATTCAATGGAACGGCATTAATAACACGACAACAGGTACCAAAAACGTAAAGTTTCGTTATGCGCTGGAAAGCGGCACTCGGAACCTCGACATTTTTGTTAACGGAACCAAAGTCATCAGCAACGAGCCCTTTCCAGCTACGGGAAGCTGGTCCACTTGGGTTGAAAAAACAATTCAGGTCCCCATGAACACGGGGACCAATACATTGAAAGTGGTCACCACTGGATCGGAAGGACCGAATATTGACAGCGTTAATGTTACCGCAGCGCAATAA
- a CDS encoding divergent polysaccharide deacetylase family protein — MMKEKRKNYRFIAGTMAFFIMFYAGISAGGHTAAASESTSNHKRLAIIIDDVGNDMKGTAEILAMPVKLTVAVMPFLPTTKKDAIAAHEKGMDVIVHMPMEPKKGRPEWLGPGAITSNLTDEEVRSRVEKAIDDVPHAIGMNNHMGSKITSDKRIMSIVLDVCKEWGLFFVDSRTNFRSVVGELAVSKNMPPVGNDIFLDDQNSKQHIRKQLDLAAQRAIDKNICVVIGHVGHSGMNTSAVIRESVSHLQNQVQFVGIGDLVREVWQWHSAPTLPTDNK, encoded by the coding sequence ATGATGAAGGAAAAGAGAAAGAATTATCGATTCATTGCAGGTACCATGGCATTTTTCATTATGTTTTACGCAGGCATATCGGCAGGAGGGCATACAGCGGCAGCTTCAGAGTCCACATCGAATCACAAACGGTTAGCGATTATCATCGATGATGTTGGTAATGACATGAAGGGTACGGCAGAGATCCTGGCGATGCCAGTTAAACTAACGGTAGCGGTCATGCCTTTTTTGCCAACAACGAAGAAAGATGCGATAGCTGCACATGAAAAGGGGATGGATGTGATTGTGCACATGCCCATGGAACCCAAGAAAGGACGACCTGAATGGCTGGGCCCGGGTGCAATCACATCCAATCTAACAGATGAAGAAGTCCGCTCACGCGTGGAGAAAGCGATTGATGATGTGCCCCACGCCATTGGCATGAACAATCATATGGGTTCCAAAATTACTTCGGATAAACGCATCATGTCCATTGTGCTCGATGTATGCAAGGAGTGGGGCCTCTTCTTTGTAGACAGCCGTACGAACTTTCGCTCCGTAGTGGGGGAACTGGCCGTATCCAAAAATATGCCACCTGTAGGTAATGACATTTTCCTGGATGATCAAAACTCCAAGCAACACATTCGCAAACAACTGGATCTGGCTGCTCAGCGTGCGATCGATAAGAACATCTGTGTTGTCATTGGTCATGTCGGTCATTCGGGGATGAACACATCCGCAGTAATTCGTGAATCCGTCTCCCATCTGCAAAATCAGGTTCAATTTGTAGGAATCGGTGATCTGGTTCGAGAAGTGTGGCAATGGCATTCTGCTCCTACACTACCGACAGATAATAAATAA
- a CDS encoding N-acetylmuramoyl-L-alanine amidase produces MYKLLTASVALLISFHCLLMLPHVAYGKAGPSQNSPSMLPVTDGDAYRSSHHAFAAPVILLDVGHGGIDGGTSAQGVLEKDINLAISQKVYLLLRSKGYAVIINRLGDYALSDENRWLNSRSRHTRDLAQRKSLSEEVSTDIVVSIHANWSPRSNVHGPVVLHQKEGRSYLLAQSIQDAMNKLYGTEHGVVWGKPFYILNYVKQPAVIVETGFLSNATDRARMNDPAEQKRIAQSIANGIIYYLSVV; encoded by the coding sequence ATGTATAAGCTGCTGACCGCTTCGGTAGCCTTGCTAATCAGCTTCCATTGCCTTCTCATGCTGCCCCATGTGGCTTATGGAAAAGCAGGCCCGTCCCAGAACAGTCCATCCATGCTACCAGTGACCGATGGAGATGCATATCGCTCAAGTCATCATGCCTTTGCAGCACCGGTTATCCTGCTCGATGTAGGCCATGGCGGTATTGACGGTGGTACGTCAGCCCAAGGTGTGCTGGAAAAAGATATCAACCTGGCCATTAGCCAAAAGGTCTATCTGCTGCTTCGCAGCAAAGGTTATGCCGTTATCATCAATCGACTTGGTGATTATGCACTTAGTGATGAGAACCGCTGGCTGAACAGCCGCTCCCGTCATACCAGAGATCTTGCCCAACGTAAAAGCCTTAGCGAAGAAGTAAGTACAGATATCGTGGTCAGCATTCATGCGAACTGGAGTCCCCGATCAAATGTACACGGCCCGGTGGTACTGCACCAGAAGGAAGGCAGGAGTTATTTGCTGGCCCAATCCATTCAGGATGCCATGAACAAGTTGTACGGAACAGAGCACGGGGTCGTATGGGGCAAGCCCTTTTATATATTGAATTACGTGAAACAACCTGCCGTCATCGTCGAAACCGGATTTTTGAGCAATGCGACAGATCGAGCCAGAATGAATGACCCCGCTGAGCAAAAACGAATCGCCCAGTCCATTGCCAATGGCATTATTTATTATCTGTCGGTAGTGTAG
- a CDS encoding YqzE family protein, with amino-acid sequence MAKSDELVKYITQRVVHYIDTPKDERKGRTKRKEPWAMKWFGMIPFAVSLWVGKKEKEFDTKSHKRSSSGEG; translated from the coding sequence ATGGCCAAAAGTGATGAGTTGGTAAAATACATTACGCAGCGTGTTGTTCATTATATCGATACACCGAAGGATGAGCGGAAAGGTCGCACCAAAAGGAAAGAGCCGTGGGCGATGAAGTGGTTTGGTATGATCCCTTTCGCTGTATCCCTGTGGGTGGGGAAAAAGGAAAAAGAATTCGATACAAAGTCTCATAAACGAAGTTCTTCGGGCGAAGGGTGA
- a CDS encoding YqhG family protein, with amino-acid sequence MTMSPHEVQAYVLTYLEALDCQIMERSPAHVTVKLSPEADKALTNRPYYWGFVERTGAPAETMSFTFIFDPDSYQQAIEAAEAKAAQASPPVVPNPAETNGITNGSPQGEPPKETILGRYFGITPSLPQLGPGRILREEVVYGSRRLQQIFGAAREGGAFVNLFEQAAKRQLRATAPAVYEPWLGVCFKVEFACDLKREELHFLGISLRSGEIIEKFGTKLNRRDLSPRLAENMHVQTAKVSIFDAGAALESHLTNRLLELDYSWAEKAQERLDLELDVLDTYYEAVLREDTPEVESSGKITSDTENVHSNRTPPVKLKKVLDITNAKPIEADVELAAEVAVPIDSEADAEEEKTKQAVIDREAMKLQYETRRTEMIWQYEPKVKVTAISSGMFHLR; translated from the coding sequence ATGACCATGTCTCCCCATGAAGTGCAGGCATATGTTCTCACCTATCTGGAAGCACTCGATTGTCAGATTATGGAACGTTCCCCTGCCCATGTTACAGTGAAACTCTCGCCTGAGGCGGACAAAGCGTTGACCAATCGCCCCTATTATTGGGGGTTCGTGGAACGAACCGGAGCACCGGCTGAGACGATGTCCTTTACATTTATATTTGATCCTGACAGTTATCAGCAGGCCATTGAAGCAGCAGAAGCCAAAGCTGCGCAAGCATCACCTCCTGTTGTGCCTAACCCTGCTGAAACGAATGGCATAACCAACGGCAGTCCTCAAGGCGAGCCACCAAAAGAAACTATTCTAGGCCGTTACTTCGGTATTACGCCATCACTGCCACAGCTGGGGCCAGGACGAATATTACGTGAAGAAGTGGTGTACGGCAGTCGCAGACTCCAGCAGATTTTCGGCGCTGCCCGTGAAGGCGGTGCCTTCGTGAACCTGTTCGAACAGGCTGCCAAACGGCAATTGCGGGCTACAGCGCCAGCCGTATATGAGCCTTGGCTTGGTGTCTGTTTCAAGGTGGAATTCGCCTGTGATTTGAAACGGGAGGAATTGCATTTTCTCGGCATCTCCCTTCGCTCGGGCGAAATTATAGAAAAATTCGGCACCAAGCTAAACCGACGTGACCTCAGTCCGAGACTTGCGGAGAACATGCATGTGCAGACAGCCAAAGTTTCGATTTTTGACGCCGGAGCTGCTCTGGAATCTCATTTGACAAACCGCTTGCTGGAACTCGATTATAGCTGGGCCGAGAAAGCCCAAGAGCGGCTTGATCTGGAGCTGGACGTGTTGGACACCTACTATGAAGCGGTACTCCGAGAAGATACGCCTGAGGTAGAATCATCAGGTAAGATAACCTCAGACACGGAGAATGTCCATTCTAACCGCACGCCACCTGTAAAACTGAAAAAAGTTCTAGATATAACTAACGCTAAACCCATTGAAGCAGATGTAGAACTGGCGGCAGAAGTCGCAGTACCGATCGACTCCGAGGCAGATGCCGAAGAAGAGAAAACAAAACAGGCGGTAATAGATCGTGAAGCTATGAAATTGCAGTATGAGACACGCCGTACCGAGATGATCTGGCAATATGAACCCAAAGTGAAAGTGACTGCCATTAGCAGCGGCATGTTTCACTTAAGATAG
- a CDS encoding SNF2-related protein produces the protein MNRKNPHHTNQPVAELPVPLEFDRSWINQLESRLDKGGPWGDYRLFQLGIQAEETNLIPNFDEIQCLKHLQGLTPLPHQMDTARRVLFEMSGRAILADEVGLGKTIEAGLILKEYMVRGLVSKVLILVPASLVLQWVRELNSKFGIPAIAQKKAYSWQNEVVVASMDTAKRDPHKDMLLNTDYDMIIIDEAHKLKNKKTTNYQFMLKLRKKYCLLLTATPVQNDMSELFNLINLLKPGQLGRQGDFAANFVVDKRVPKNQEQLKNELSKVMIRNRRGEGPVQFTKRNVSNVNLQLSPEEQALYDGVTSFVKDQYQEAGGNLSSMLSLVTLQREVCSSRDAVFVTLVNLSKKLPLDSPLRDKIWELVAHIKAIKENTKAEKTMELIRNMNEKVIIFTEYRATQEYLLNYFRNNGLTAVPYRGGMNRGKKDWMMDLFRGRVQAMIATEAGGEGINLQFCHHMINFDLPWNPMRVEQRIGRVHRLGQQNDVNIFNLSTTGTIEEHILSLLHEKINMFEMVIGGLDVILERLEKKESIEKSLYKIILESQTDEDIRRKMDSLGQSLNSIQREVADEGPDVSGLLDLRKGGS, from the coding sequence ATGAACCGGAAAAACCCGCACCACACCAATCAACCTGTAGCCGAGCTGCCCGTTCCGCTGGAATTTGATCGAAGCTGGATTAATCAATTGGAATCACGACTGGATAAAGGAGGTCCTTGGGGGGATTATCGACTCTTCCAACTGGGCATTCAAGCCGAAGAAACCAATCTGATTCCCAATTTTGACGAGATCCAGTGTTTGAAGCATCTACAAGGCCTTACTCCACTTCCTCATCAGATGGACACTGCACGCAGAGTATTATTTGAAATGTCAGGCCGTGCCATTCTCGCCGATGAGGTGGGTCTTGGCAAAACCATTGAAGCCGGTCTCATTCTGAAAGAATATATGGTTCGAGGTCTCGTATCCAAGGTACTCATTCTCGTGCCAGCGTCTCTTGTGCTGCAATGGGTACGGGAGTTGAATTCGAAATTTGGCATCCCTGCTATTGCCCAGAAAAAGGCCTATTCCTGGCAGAATGAAGTGGTTGTTGCTTCCATGGATACAGCCAAACGTGACCCGCATAAAGATATGCTGCTGAATACCGATTACGACATGATTATTATTGACGAGGCTCATAAGCTCAAAAACAAGAAAACAACCAACTATCAATTCATGCTGAAATTGCGCAAAAAGTATTGTCTTCTGCTCACAGCTACACCTGTGCAGAACGATATGAGTGAATTGTTCAATCTGATCAACCTGCTGAAGCCCGGTCAACTGGGTCGTCAGGGTGACTTTGCGGCCAACTTTGTTGTAGACAAGCGGGTTCCGAAAAATCAGGAACAGCTTAAGAACGAGTTATCCAAAGTCATGATTCGTAACCGCCGCGGCGAAGGCCCCGTTCAATTTACCAAACGGAACGTCTCCAACGTGAATCTGCAATTATCGCCCGAAGAACAAGCGCTTTATGATGGTGTGACTTCCTTTGTCAAAGACCAGTACCAGGAAGCTGGCGGCAATCTGAGCAGCATGCTCTCCCTTGTTACATTGCAGCGTGAAGTGTGCAGCAGTCGGGATGCTGTATTCGTGACGCTGGTTAATCTGTCGAAGAAACTTCCGCTGGACTCTCCCCTTCGGGACAAGATTTGGGAACTCGTTGCCCATATTAAAGCGATCAAGGAAAATACCAAAGCCGAGAAAACAATGGAACTGATTCGGAACATGAATGAAAAAGTAATCATCTTCACCGAATACCGGGCCACACAGGAGTATCTGCTAAACTATTTCCGCAACAATGGGCTTACGGCTGTACCCTATCGGGGTGGTATGAATCGTGGCAAAAAAGACTGGATGATGGATCTCTTCCGCGGGCGTGTGCAGGCCATGATTGCAACCGAAGCGGGTGGTGAAGGCATCAATTTGCAATTTTGCCATCATATGATCAACTTTGATCTGCCTTGGAACCCTATGCGGGTAGAGCAGCGGATCGGCCGGGTACACCGGCTTGGGCAGCAAAATGACGTGAACATCTTCAATTTATCTACGACCGGAACCATTGAGGAACATATTCTGAGTCTGCTGCATGAGAAGATCAATATGTTTGAAATGGTGATCGGCGGGCTGGATGTTATTCTGGAACGGCTGGAGAAAAAGGAGTCTATTGAGAAAAGTTTGTACAAAATCATATTGGAATCACAAACTGATGAAGATATTCGCCGTAAAATGGACTCACTTGGACAATCGCTGAACTCCATTCAACGTGAGGTTGCCGATGAAGGCCCTGACGTATCCGGGTTGTTAGATCTTCGCAAGGGAGGTAGCTAA